From candidate division KSB1 bacterium, the proteins below share one genomic window:
- a CDS encoding ABC transporter ATP-binding protein — protein MNLQVEQGTVLGFIGPNGAGKTTTVNMLTGILPPTSGTIRLLGLDFEQEAITIKQRIGVVPEDLALFEHLRGREQLYFTSRIYGMQKANIEERTDELFEVFGLQGQEDKFVHEYSKGMKKNLLLCVPSFMSRKFCS, from the coding sequence TTGAACCTTCAGGTTGAGCAGGGAACTGTTTTGGGTTTTATTGGTCCGAATGGCGCCGGAAAAACCACGACTGTAAACATGTTAACAGGAATTCTGCCGCCGACTTCGGGCACAATAAGATTATTAGGTTTGGATTTTGAGCAAGAAGCTATAACTATTAAGCAACGTATTGGAGTTGTTCCGGAGGATCTCGCCTTGTTTGAACACCTTAGAGGCCGAGAACAGCTTTATTTTACGTCTCGTATTTATGGGATGCAGAAAGCTAACATAGAAGAGCGTACGGATGAACTTTTTGAGGTTTTCGGGTTGCAAGGTCAAGAGGACAAATTCGTTCATGAATATTCTAAAGGCATGAAAAAAAACTTGCTTTTATGTGTGCCATCATTCATGAGCCGGAAATTCTGTTCTTAG
- a CDS encoding sigma-54-dependent Fis family transcriptional regulator, protein MNLNNTSMHQPGNHRFIGNSPEAKRINRAIKKFAKVDSSVLLVGETGVGKEYIAEKIHLLSSRKNRSFVSINCSALGYTIGKRELFGEETEANGTIQRTIGLLEKANNGVLFLDYIDETPLEHQFELLQVIREKRFRRIGGKDNIPLDVRIISACNGEMEHTIESKKFRKDLYFLLKTLSINVPALKSRKQDIPELFIYFLKNYCHENQLDIPAVPAEIFESILEYDWQGNIRELKDCVENLVMMSPEGELSTEFLPFETQRHPLDFLEIGNLKGVISDVETYLIKKALGKFAGNQVKAARCLGVPEATLRFKMKKYAIPRD, encoded by the coding sequence ATGAATTTAAATAATACATCTATGCACCAGCCTGGTAATCACAGATTTATTGGAAATAGTCCGGAGGCAAAACGTATTAACCGGGCGATTAAAAAGTTTGCCAAAGTAGACAGCAGTGTTTTGTTAGTGGGGGAGACAGGGGTAGGAAAGGAATATATAGCCGAAAAAATTCATTTACTGAGCTCGCGAAAGAATCGTTCTTTTGTGTCGATAAATTGCTCCGCCCTTGGGTACACGATTGGCAAAAGGGAACTATTCGGAGAAGAAACCGAGGCAAATGGCACAATTCAGCGAACAATTGGGTTGTTAGAGAAAGCCAATAACGGAGTGCTGTTCCTTGACTACATCGATGAGACTCCACTTGAGCACCAGTTTGAATTGCTGCAGGTTATCCGGGAGAAGAGGTTTAGACGAATCGGTGGAAAGGATAACATACCGCTCGATGTCCGGATAATATCAGCATGTAACGGCGAGATGGAACACACCATTGAAAGCAAAAAATTCAGAAAAGATTTATACTTTTTATTAAAAACGCTTTCAATCAATGTTCCGGCCTTAAAGAGCAGAAAACAGGATATCCCTGAGTTATTTATCTATTTCCTCAAAAATTATTGCCACGAAAATCAATTGGATATTCCGGCTGTTCCTGCCGAGATTTTCGAGTCGATTCTTGAATACGATTGGCAAGGCAATATAAGGGAGTTGAAAGACTGCGTTGAAAACCTGGTGATGATGTCGCCTGAAGGTGAGCTTTCAACGGAATTTTTGCCGTTTGAAACTCAGCGACATCCATTGGACTTTCTTGAAATTGGAAACCTTAAAGGTGTTATTTCTGACGTTGAAACTTATCTTATTAAGAAAGCTTTGGGCAAGTTTGCCGGTAACCAGGTAAAAGCAGCACGTTGTCTTGGCGTACCGGAAGCAACCTTGCGTTTCAAAATGAAGAAATACGCAATACCCAGGGACTGA
- the rpiA gene encoding ribose-5-phosphate isomerase RpiA, whose protein sequence is MALPEAKKTAAEKAVTYVQNNMIVGLGTGSTAKFAIEFIGHRVAAGLKVQGVATSLETERLAKENNIPLLTEFKEVGVTIDGADEVDAQGNLIKGGGGALTREKIVAAASKKEIIIVDEAKLVETLGAFPLAVEVLPFGWTFVQKKLRTLGCEVNLRKKSGEIFLTDNQNYVLDCNFKQIRQPDKLEREINSIPGVLENGLFVGHTNLVIVGKADGTTQEFVYQNNKGRRSW, encoded by the coding sequence ATGGCGCTTCCTGAAGCCAAAAAAACAGCTGCTGAAAAAGCAGTTACTTACGTCCAAAATAACATGATAGTCGGCCTTGGCACAGGCTCGACCGCAAAGTTCGCAATCGAATTTATCGGGCATAGAGTTGCCGCTGGTCTTAAAGTTCAAGGAGTTGCTACATCTTTAGAAACTGAGAGATTGGCAAAAGAAAATAATATACCCCTCTTGACTGAATTTAAAGAAGTAGGTGTCACGATTGACGGGGCCGATGAGGTCGATGCACAGGGAAACTTAATCAAAGGCGGCGGCGGTGCTTTAACGCGAGAGAAAATTGTTGCAGCCGCAAGCAAAAAGGAAATTATTATTGTCGATGAAGCGAAATTGGTAGAAACTCTTGGAGCTTTTCCCTTGGCCGTTGAGGTCCTTCCTTTTGGCTGGACATTTGTCCAGAAAAAATTAAGAACTCTCGGGTGTGAAGTTAACTTAAGAAAAAAAAGTGGGGAAATTTTTCTAACGGACAATCAAAACTACGTTCTGGACTGCAATTTCAAACAAATCAGGCAGCCTGATAAATTAGAGCGTGAAATTAATTCTATTCCCGGTGTGCTAGAAAACGGTTTGTTCGTCGGACATACAAACTTGGTGATCGTTGGAAAAGCGGACGGTACAACTCAAGAATTCGTGTATCAAAACAACAAGGGGAGACGAAGTTGGTAA